A portion of the Zymoseptoria tritici IPO323 chromosome 8, whole genome shotgun sequence genome contains these proteins:
- a CDS encoding 60S ribosomal protein L25 yields the protein MAPSAKTSKGKPSKPSAKANAAAKATLRGVNSHKTTKVRKSTSFHLPKTLTLSRAPKYPRKSVPSQPRLDAGKIIIHPLNTESAMKKIEENNTLVFIVDVKANKRQIKEALKKLYDVDCIKINTMIRPDGSKKAFARLTPDVDALDIAATKLAIV from the exons ATGGCTCCATCAGCAAAGACCA GCAAGGGCAAGCCCAGCAAGCCGTCCGCAAAGGCCAACGCAGCGGCCAAAGCGACACTGCGCGGA GTCAACTCGCACAAGACGACAAAGGTCCGCAAGAGCACCTCGTTCCACCTCCCGAAGACCCTCACCCTCTCGCGCGCACCGAAATACCCGCGCAAGTCGGTCCCTTCGCAGCCTCGTCTCGATGCCGGCAAGATCATCATCCACCCGCTCAACACCGAGAGcgcgatgaagaagattgaGGAGAACAACACCCTTGTCTTCATTGTCGACGTCAAGGCGAACAAGAGGCAGATCAAggaggcgttgaagaagcTTTACGACGTTGATTGCATCAAGATCAACACCATGATCCG ACCAGACGGCTCCAAGAAGGCTTTCGCCCGCTTGACCCCAGATGTCGATGCCCTCGACATTGCGGCTACCAAGCTCGCCATTGTCTAA